A DNA window from Camelina sativa cultivar DH55 chromosome 17, Cs, whole genome shotgun sequence contains the following coding sequences:
- the LOC104758677 gene encoding TPR repeat-containing thioredoxin TTL1-like: MPKSVKPIPESDKLSDHLRDSSLTSDINKPDFRELDLGSPVSPLRSQPRGLNTTTTTTSSSSSSSSGSVTGRVRNGPVVIGRSNSARSQSGSSSGGNNLRPTQSRSDSATSSSSHSQQPLISSATSPATAANVLPTGNICPSGKIQITGMTQSRSRSDVLGSGTGTYGHGSIMRGGGSSVSPAKPASVAGGGGSPTTSPVIVGSSNRSSPVAGESSWKKAILGSDAEEVKRVGNEMYRKGLFNEALKLYDRAIALSPTNAAYRSNRAAALTGLSRFGEAVKECEDAVRSDPNYARAHHRLALLLIRLGQVNSARKHLCIQGRPSDPMELQKLEAVEKHMAKCVDARRLSDWKKVLTEVDAAIVSGADLSPQLFMCKVEAFLKLHRLDDAQSKLLEAPRVEPFPVSCSQTPFSGMACEAYTYFVKAQIEMALGRFENAVIAAEKASQIDPRCNEIAMLHNTVTLVARARARGNDLYKSERYTEASSAYAEGLRLDPCNAVLYCNRAACWFKLGMWERSIKDCNKALRYQPRYTKPLLRRAASNSKMERWGAAVSDYEALIRELPHDKEVAESLFHAQVALKKSRGEEVLNMEFGGEVEEIFSREQFKAAMNLPGVSVIHFSTASDHQCKQISPFVDSLCTRYPSIHFMKVDIDKCSSIGNAENVRVVPTVKIYKNGSRVKEIVCPSREVLEYSVRHYSS, from the exons ATGCCGAAGTCAGTTAAACCCATTCCTGAATCTGACAAACTCTCCGATCATCTCCGTGATTCATCACTCACCTCCGATATCAACAAACCTGACTTCCGTGAATTAGATCTCGGTTCACCGGTTTCTCCGCTTCGTTCTCAGCCACGTGGActcaacaccaccaccaccactacgaGTAGTAGCAGTTCTAGCTCCTCCGGATCTGTTACGGGTCGGGTTCGAAATGGTCCGGTTGTTATCGGAAGATCTAATTCGGCTCGTAGTCAATCTGGTTCTTCTAGTGGTGGGAACAATCTAAGACCGACTCAATCTAGATCGGACTctgctacttcttcttcttcccattctCAACAACCACTCATCTCCTCTGCTACTTCTCCGGCCACGGCGGCGAATGTACTTCCTACCGGAAACATTTGTCCTTCCGGAAAGATCCAAATCACTGGAATGACTCAAAGCCGTTCGAGAAGCGATGTTCTTGGATCTGGTACTGGAACTTACGGACATGGGAGCATAATGCGAGGCGGAGGAAGCAGTGTATCTCCGGCGAAACCTGCTTCTGTtgccggaggaggaggatctcCTACGACTTCGCCGGTTATTGTTGGTAGCTCTAACAGGAGTAGTCCTGTTGCAGGGGAGAGTTCATGGAAGAAAGCAATTTTAGGTTCGGATGCAGAGGAAGTGAAGAGAGTAGGGAATGAAATGTATAGGAAAGGTTTGTTTAATGAGGCTTTGAAGTTGTATGATAGAGCAATAGCTTTGTCACCGACAAACGCAGCTTACCGGAGTAACCGAGCTGCGGCGTTGACTGGTTTGTCTCGATTTGGTGAAGCTGTTAAGGAATGTGAAGATGCTGTTAGATCGGATCCTAACTATGCTAGAGCTCATCACCGTTTGGCCTTATTGCTTATTAG ATTAGGTCAGGTTAATAGTGCAAGGAAGCATCTTTGTATTCAAGGGAGACCATCAGATCCCATGGAGTTGCAGAAGCTTGAAGCAGTGGAGAAACATATGGCCAAATGCGTAGATGCGCGAAGGCTTAGTGACTGGAAAAAAGTTTTGACGGAAGTAGATGCTGCCATTGTTTCTGGAGCCGATTTGTCTCCTCAA CTATTTATGTGTAAAGTAGAAGCATTCTTGAAACTTCACCGGCTTGATGATGCTCAATCAAAGCTGTTAGAAGCTCCTAGAGTAGAGCCGTTCCCCGTATCTTGCTCCCAGACTCCGTTTTCTGGTATGGCTTGTGAAGCTTATACATATTTTGTCAAAGCTCAAATTGAGATGGCTTTAGGAAG GTTTGAAAATGCAGTTATAGCTGCTGAGAAAGCTAGCCAAATCGATCCACGATGCAACGAAATTGCTATGTTACACAATACTGTTACATTGGTTGCTAGGGCTCGTGCTCGCGGTAACGATCTCTATAAATCAGAGAGATACACGGAAGCTAGCTCAGCTTATGCAGAAGGCCTTAGGCTTGATCCATGCAACGCTGTTTTATATTGTAACCGGGCTGCTTGTTGGTTTAAACTTGGTATGTGGGAACGCTCAATTAAAGATTGTAACAAAGCGCTGCGTTATCAACCAAGATATACAAAGCCTCTTCTTCGGAGGGCTGCCTCAAATAGCAAG ATGGAAAGATGGGGAGCTGCAGTGAGTGATTACGAGGCCTTGATAAGAGAACTACCTCATGACAAGGAAGTTGCTGAATCTTTATTTCATGCTCAAGTGGCATTGAAGAAATCCCGTGGAGAAGAAGTTTTAAATATGGAATTCGGTGGTGAAGTTGAGGAAATTTTTAGTCGTGAACAGTTCAAAGCTGCCATGAATCTACCAG GAGTTTCGGTTATCCATTTCTCGACAGCCTCTGATCATCAATGCAAGCAGATATCTCCATTTGTGGACTCGCTATGTACACGTTACCCATCTATACACTTCATGAAG GTGGATATCGATAAATGTTCTTCGATAGGTAATGCAGAGAATGTGAGGGTTGTACCGACAGTGAAGATATACAAGAACGGTAGTCGAGTGAAGGAGATTGTGTGTCCAAGCAGAGAAGTGTTGGAGTACTCAGTGAGACACTATAGCagttaa
- the LOC104758680 gene encoding putative pentatricopeptide repeat-containing protein At1g53330, whose amino-acid sequence MTAVKSVSSSSFRLASLLRRENDPSAAVKLFRNPDPESANTKRPFRYSLLCYDLIITKLGGSKMFDELDQVLLQLKTDTRIVPTEIIFCNVINFFGRGRLPSRALHVFDEMPQYRCQRTVKSVNSLLNALLKCGEFEKMRKLLSGIDEFGKPDACTYNILINGCSQSGCFDDALKLFDEMVKRKVKPTGVTFGTLIHGFCKNSRVKEALKMKQDMLKVYGVRPTVHIYASLIKAVCQIGELSFAFKLKDEAYEGKVKVDSAIYSTLISSLIKAGRSNEVSRILEEMSEKGCKPDTVTYNVLINGFCVENDSESAYRVLDDMVEKGLKPDVISYNMILGVLFRIRKWEEATYLFEDMPRRGCRPDTLSYRIVFDGLCECLQFEEAAVILDEMVFKGYKPRRDRLENFLQKLCESGKLEILSKVISSLHKGNAAEDANVWSVMIPTMCKKPVTSDSIDLLLNRVKEVGPLSAMPQC is encoded by the coding sequence ATGACCGCCGTGAAatctgtctcttcttcttcctttaggcTCGCGTCTCTCCTCCGCCGCGAGAATGATCCTTCCGCCGCAGTTAAGCTTTTTCGAAACCCTGATCCTGAATCAGCCAACACGAAAAGACCGTTTAGATACTCGCTTCTTTGCTACGATCTCATCATCACGAAACTCGGTGGCTCCAAGATGTTTGACGAACTAGATCAGGTGCTTCTCCAGCTCAAAACCGATACTCGGATCGTTCCCACGGAGATTATATTCTGCAACGTGATTAATTTCTTCGGTCGTGGAAGATTGCCTAGTCGTGCGCTCCacgtgttcgacgaaatgcctcaATACCGTTGCCAACGCACTGTGAAGTCAGTGAACTCTCTGTTGAATGCGCTTTTGAAGTGCGGGGAGTTTGAAAAAATGAGGAAGCTTCTTTCGGGTATTGATGAGTTTGGTAAGCCTGACGCTTGTACTTACAATATACTGATCAATGGTTGTTCTCAGAGCGGGTGTTTTGATGATGCCTTGAAGCTGTTCGATGAAATGGTCAAGAGAAAGGTGAAGCCCACTGGGGTAACGTTTGGAACGCTGATTCACGGGTTTTGCAAGAATTCGAGGGTGAAGGAAGCGTTGAAGATGAAGCAAGATATGTTGAAAGTGTATGGAGTACGTCCCACGGTTCACATTTATGCTTCGTTGATCAAAGCGGTTTGTCAAATTGGTGAATTGAGTTTTGCGTTTAAGCTTAAAGATGAGGCGTATGAAGGAAAGGTTAAAGTAGACTCAGCTATTTACTCTACGTTGATTAGTTCGCTTATAAAAGCTGGAAGGTCGAATGAGGTGTCGAGGATCTTGGAAGAAATGAGTGAGAAAGGATGCAAACCCGACACAGTGACTTACAATGTACTGATAAACGGGTTCTGTGTTGAGAACGATTCTGAATCAGCTTATCGTGTTTTGGATGATATGGTAGAGAAAGGCTTGAAACCAGATGTTATAAGCTATAACATGATACTTGGTGTCTTGTTTAGAATCCGAAAATGGGAAGAAGCAACTTACTTGTTTGAAGATATGCCTAGAAGAGGTTGCCGCCCTGATACCTTATCTTATAGAATAGTTTTTGATGGTCTTTGCGAGTGTTTACAGTTCGAAGAAGCTGCTGTTATCTTGGACGAAATGGTTTTTAAAGGTTACAAGCCTCGCAGGGATAGGCTAGAAAATTTTCTGCAAAAGCTTTGTGAGAGTGGGAAGTTGGAGATTCTCAGTAAAGTTATAAGTAGCTTGCATAAGGGGAATGCTGCTGAGGATGCAAATGTATGGTCGGTTATGATACCTACAATGTGCAAAAAACCTGTGACATCGGATTCTattgatttgttgttgaacAGAGTAAAGGAAGTTGGTCCTTTATCAGCAATGCCGCAATGCTAG
- the LOC104758679 gene encoding tubby-like F-box protein 7, with protein sequence MPLSRSLLSRRISNSFRDHQGETTAPTERDSIPIPSASNMAVGSSSWSAMLPELLGEIIRRVEESEDRWPQRRDVVTCACVSKKWREITQDFARSPLNSGKITFPSCLKLPGPREFSNQCLIKRNKKTSTFYLYLALTPSFTDKGKFLLAARRFRTGAYTDYIISLDADDFSQGSNAYVGKLRSDFLGTNFTVYDSQPPHNGAKPSNGKASRRFASKQISPQVPAGNFEVGHVSYKFNLLKSRGPRRMVSTLRCPSSSSSSSSTAGLCLDQNPCDVTKIMKKPNKDGSSFTILKNKAPRWHEHLQCWCLNFHGRVTVASVKNFQLVATVDQSQPSGKGDEETVLLQFGKVGDDTFTMDYRQPLSAFQAFAICLTSFGTKLACE encoded by the exons aTGCCTTTGTCACGGTCCCTCCTCTCGCGGAGGATCTCGAACTCGTTTAGGGATCATCAGGGAGAGACGACGGCACCAACGGAACGCGATTCGATTCCGATTCCGTCGGCGTCGAACATGGCCGTTGGATCGTCGTCGTGGTCGGCGATGCTCCCTGAGTTGTTAGGCGAGATCATTCGTCGCGTGGAGGAGAGTGAGGACCGTTGGCCACAACGCCGTGATGTAGTGACTTGCGCCTGCGTTTCGAAGAAATGGAGAGAGATCACTCAGGATTTCGCTAGATCGCCTCTCAACTCCGGCAAAATCACTTTCCCTTCTTGCCTCAAATTG CCAGGACCTCGAGAGTTTTCGAATCAGTGCTTGATAAAGAGGAACAAGAAGACATCGACTTTTTACTTGTATCTTGCTCTTACTCCAT CATTTACTGATAAAGGAAAGTTTCTTCTGGCGGCACGGAGGTTCAGGACCGGTGCTTACACTGACTACATCATATCACTTGATGCTGATGATTTCTCTCAAGGAAGTAATGCCTACGTTGGAAAATTAAG ATCAGATTTTCTTGGGACCAACTTTACAGTATACGATAGCCAACCGCCACATAACGGAGCGAAGCCTTCAAACGGCAAAGCCAGTCGCAGATTTGCATCGAAGCAGATAAGCCCTCAAGTTCCAGCAGGCAACTTTGAAGTCGGCCATGTTTCTTATAAATTCAACCTCTTGAAATCAAGAGGTCCAAGAAGAATGGTAAGCACACTCCGATGCCCATCCTCGTCATCCTCATCGTCATCAACCGCTGGACTCTGTTTGGACCAGAATCCATGTGATGTAACCAAGATAATGAAAAAACCAAACAAGGATGGTTCCAGCTTCACAATACTAAAGAACAAAGCTCCGAGATGGCACGAGCACTTGCAATGCTGGTGTCTCAATTTCCATGGACGAGTAACTGTTGCTTCTGTCAAGAACTTTCAGTTGGTTGCGACCGTGGACCAAAGTCAACCGAGCGGTAAAGGCGATGAAGAAACAGTTCTTCTACAGTTTGGCAAAGTGGGAGATGACACTTTCACAATGGATTATAGGCAGCCCCTCTCTGCATTTCAGGCTTTTGCTATCTGTCTCACAAGTTTCGGCACTAAACTTGCCTGCGAGTGA
- the LOC104758682 gene encoding uncharacterized protein LOC104758682 (The sequence of the model RefSeq protein was modified relative to this genomic sequence to represent the inferred CDS: added 37 bases not found in genome assembly), with the protein MNLGVKMMQKKMAVLYHYPCHDGVFAALAAHLYFSANSIPSLFFPNTVYSPITISQLPLEEISHLYLLDFTGPPGFVQELSPQVDNVVILDHHKTAIETLGDDDVSSTCKNVTSVLDIDRSGATIAFDYFTQKLTDECKEMNDFKRMRRVFEYIEDADIWKWELPESKAFNSGILDLKIEYDFNLNQSLFQQLLSLDHETVINRGKQSLSKKRKLIHEALEQSYEIVLGGGCDEEFGRCLAVNADDEVAELRSELGNQLAEKSKNLKFRGIGAVVYRVAELGDEKKLKISLRSVVEEDTTPVSHSGFSEIRRWWS; encoded by the coding sequence ATGAATCTTGGAGTGAAGATGATGCAGAAGAAGATGGCTGTTCTCTACCATTACCCTTGCCACGACGGCGTTTTCGCAGCTTTAGCAGCTCATCTCTACTTCTCAGCAAACTCAATCCCTTCACTGTTCTTCCCCAACACAGTCTACTCTCCGATCACAATCAGCCAACTTCCACTTGAAGAAATCAGCCATCTCTATCTCCTCGATTTCACTGGACCTCCTGGTTTCGTTCAAGAACTCTCTCCTCAAGTCGACAATGTCGTGATCCTCGATCACCATAAAACCGCTATCGAGACCTtaggtgatgatgatgtctcTTCCACTTGCAAGAACGTTACTAGTGTTTTGGATATAGATAGAAGCGGTGCCACCATTGCGTTCGACTATTTTACTCAGAAGCTGACTGATGAATGCAAGGAGATGAATGATTTCAAGAGGATGAGACGTGTCTTCGAGTATATAGAAGACGCTGATATATGGAAGTGGGAGTTACCAGAGAGCAAAGCATTCAACAGTGGGATCTTGGACTTGAAGATTGAGTACGACTTTAATCTAAACCAGTCGTTGTTTCAGCAGCTACTCTCGTTGGATCATGAAACTGTGATTAACAGAGGAAAACAGAGTTTGTCTAAGAAACGTAAACTGATTCACGAGGCGTTGGAGCAGTCTTATGAGATTGTTCTTGGAGGAGGTTGTGATGAAGAGTTTGGACGGTGTTTAGCTGTGAATGCAGATGATGAGGTTGCGGAGCTTAGAAGCGAATTAGGGAATCAGTTGGCTGAGAAGAGTAAGAATCTGAAATTTCGAGGTATTGGAGCTGTTGTTTACAGAGTTGCTGAGCTTGGAGAtgagaagaaactgaaaattAGTCTGAGGAGTGTTGTAGAAGAAGACACAACTCCGGTTTCTCA
- the LOC104758678 gene encoding phosphoenolpyruvate carboxylase 1 has product MANRKLEKMASIDVHLRQLVPGKVSEDDKLVEYDALLLDRFLDILQDLHGEDLRETVQELYEHSAEYEGKHEPKKLEELGNVLTSLDPGDSIVIAKAFSHMLNLANLAEEVQIAYRRRVKKLKKGDFVDESSATTESDLEETFKKLVGDLNKSPEEIFDALKNQTVDLVLTAHPTQSVRRSLLQKHGRIRDCLAQLYAKDITPDDKQELDEALQREIQAAFRTDEIKRTPPTPQDEMRAGMSYFHETIWKGVPKFLRRVDTALKNIGIQERVPYNAPLIQFSSWMGGDRDGNPRVTPEVTRDVCLLARMMAATMYFNQIEDLMFEMSMWRCNDELRVRADELHANARKDAAKHYIEFWKSIPTTEPYRVILGDVRDKLYYTRERAHQLLSNGHSDVPEEATFINLEQFLEPLELCYRSLCSCGDRPIADGSLLDFLRQVSTFGLSLVRLDIRQESDRHTDVLDAITTHLDIGSYREWSEERRQEWLLSELSGKRPLFGSDLPKTEEIADVLDTFHVIAELPADSFGAYIISMATAPSDVLAVELLQRECHVKQPLRVVPLFEKLADLEAAPAAVARLFSVDWYKNRINGKQEVMIGYSDSGKDAGRLSAAWQLYKAQEELVKVAKEYGVKLTMFHGRGGTVGRGGGPTHLAILSQPPDTINGSLRVTVQGEVIEQSFGEEHLCFRTLQRFTAATLEHGMRPPISPKPEWRVLLDEMAVVATEEYRSVVFKEPRFVEYFRLATPELEYGRMNIGSRPAKRKPSGGIESLRAIPWIFAWTQTRFHLPVWLGFGAAIKHVIEKDVKNLHMLQDMYQHWPFFRVTIDLIEMVFAKGDPGIAALYDKLLVSEELWPFGEKLRANFEETKKLILQTAGHKDLLEGDPYLKQRLRLRDSYITTLNVCQAYTLKRIRDPSYHVTLRPHISKEIAESSKPAQELIELNPTSEYAPGLEDTLILTMKGIAAGLQNTG; this is encoded by the exons ATGGCGAATCGGAAGTTGGAGAAGATGGCATCAATTGATGTTCATCTTCGTCAACTTGTTCCTGGTAAAGTTAGTGAAGACGACAAGCTTGTTGAGTATGATGCTTTGCTCTTAGATCGGTTTCTCGATATCCTCCAGGACTTGCACGGTGAAGATCTCCGTGAAACT GTGCAAGAGCTTTATGAGCATTCTGCAGAATATGAAGGGAAGCATGAACCGAAGAAGCTAGAGGAGCTTGGGAATGTTCTGACGAGTTTAGATCCAGGGGACTCTATTGTTATCGCTAAAGCTTTCTCTCACATGCTTAACTTAGCCAATTTGGCTGAGGAAGTTCAGATTGCTTATCGCCGTAGAGTCAAGAAGCTGAAGAAAGGTGATTTTGTTGATGAGAGCTCTGCTACTACTGAATCTGATCTCGAAGAAACTTTCAAAAAGCTTGTTGGTGATCTTAATAAGTCTCCTGAAGAGATCTTTGATGCTCTCAAGAATCAGACTGTGGATTTGGTTTTGACTGCTCATCCTACTCAGTCTGTGAGAAGATCATTGCTTCAGAAACATGGGAG GATAAGAGACTGTCTGGCCCAACTATATGCTAAGGATATTACTCCTGATGACAAGCAAGAGCTTGATGAGGCTCTGCAGAGAGAG ATTCAAGCTGCATTCCGAACAGATGAAATCAAAAGAACACCACCCACTCCTCAAGATGAGATGAGAGCAGGAATGAGTTATTTCCATGAAACTATCTGGAAAGGTGTTCCTAAGTTTCTGCGCCGTGTAGACACGGCTTTGAAAAACATAGGGATCCAAGAACGTGTTCCATATAATGCTCCATTGATTCAATTCTCTTCCTGGATGGGTGGTGATCGTGATG GTAACCCAAGGGTTACACCTGAAGTCACTAGAGATGTTTGCTTGTTAGCTAGAATGATGGCTGCTACTATGTACTTTAACCAAATCGAAGATCTTATGTTTGAG ATGTCTATGTGGCGTTGCAATGACGAGCTGCGTGTGCGAGCTGATGAACTTCACGCAAATGCGAGGAAAGATGCTGCGAAACATTACATAG AATTCTGGAAGTCAATTCCTACAACCGAGCCATACCGTGTGATTCTTGGCGATGTAAGGGACAAGCTATATTACACACGTGAACGCGCTCATCAATTGCTCAGCAATGGACACTCTGATGTCCCTGAAGAGGCTACTTTCATTAACTTGGAACAG TTCTTGGAACCTCTTGAGCTCTGTTACCGATCTCTGTGTTCATGTGGTGACCGTCCAATAGCAGATGGAAGccttcttgatttcttgagGCAAGTCTCAACCTTTGGGCTCTCTCTTGTGAGACTTGACATAAGGCAAGAATCTGACCGCCACACCGATGTATTGGATGCTATCACCACGCATTTAGATATCGGATCCTACAGAGAATGGTCTGAAGAACGCCGCCAAGAATGGCTTTTATCTGAGCTAAGTGGCAAACGTCCGCTATTCGGTTCTGATCTTCCTAAAACCGAAGAAATCGCTGATGTTCTCGACACGTTCCATGTCATAGCCGAGCTACCAGCAGACAGCTTCGGTGCTTACATTATCTCTATGGCAACTGCACCTTCTGATGTATTAGCTGTTGAGCTTTTACAGCGCGAATGCCATGTGAAACAGCCTTTAAGAGTTGTTCCGCTCTTTGAGAAGCTGGCGGATCTTGAAGCAGCTCCTGCAGCAGTTGCTAGGCTCTTTTCTGTTGACTGGTATAAGAACCGTATTAACGGTAAGCAAGAGGTTATGATCGGTTATTCGGATTCAGGGAAAGACGCTGGACGTTTGTCCGCTGCTTGGCAGTTATACAAAGCTCAAGAAGAGCTTGTGAAGGTTGCTAAAGAGTATGGTGTGAAGCTAACAATGTTTCACGGTCGTGGTGGCACGGTTGGAAGAGGAGGTGGACCGACCCATCTTGCTATATTGTCTCAGCCTCCGGATACTATTAACGGTTCACTCCGTGTCACGGTTCAAGGTGAAGTCATCGAGCAATCGTTTGGTGAAGAGCATTTATGCTTTAGAACGCTTCAGCGTTTCACCGCTGCTACACTAGAGCACGGTATGCGTCCTCCTATTTCGCCTAAACCGGAATGGCGCGTGTTGCTCGATGAAATGGCGGTTGTTGCAACCGAGGAGTATCGTTCTGTTGTGTTTAAAGAACCTCGGTTTGTCGAGTACTTCCGCCTT GCTACACCAGAACTGGAGTATGGTCGTATGAACATTGGAAGCAGACCTGCGAAGCGGAAACCAAGCGGTGGCATTGAATCTCTTCGTGCGATTCCGTGGATCTTTGCTTGGACTCAAACAAGATTCCATCTTCCTGTATGGCTTGGATTCGGAGCAGCGATTAAACACGTGATCGAAAAGGACGTCAAGAACCTCCATATGCTCCAAGATATGTACCAACACTGGCCTTTCTTTAGAGTCACCATTGATCTAATTGAAATGGTGTTCGCCAAAGGAGATCCTGGTATTGCTGCTTTGTACGACAAGCTTCTTGTTTCAGAAGAACTCTGGCCTTTTGGTGAGAAACTCAGAGCTAATTTCGAAGAAACCAAGAAACTCATCCTGCAG ACCGCTGGACACAAAGATCTTCTTGAAGGAGATCCTTACTTGAAACAAAGACTGAGACTTCGTGATTCTTACATCACAACTCTCAATGTCTGTCAAGCTTACACATTGAAAAGAATCCGTGATCCGAGTTACCATGTGACACTGCGACCTCACATCTCTAAGGAGATTGCAGAATCAAGCAAACCAGCACAAGAACTCATCGAGCTTAACCCGACAAGTGAATACGCGCCTGGACTTGAAGATACACTCATCTTGACAATGAAGGGTATTGCTGCTGGTCTACAGAACACCGGTTAA